The Salinirubellus salinus genome segment AAGCAGCGGTTGCAGGTGCTGAAGACGTCGCTCGAGAGCGTGTTCGAGGACGACACGAACAAGCAGAGCGGGATCGCGGACTTCATGTGAATCTTTCTGTGCGGCGGGTCGGCCGAAGGCCGACCGCTTGCGCAAAAGCGTTCACGCAAAAGGCGCTGCTTGCTCCGCTCGCAGCGGGTGAGACCGCGCCTCCGGCGCGGTACGCTGGCGGGACCGCGGCAGCACCGCACCGCCCGATAGTTCGCTCAGTCGGAGTGACGCTTTTCTCCCTCCGTGCCCTCCCGTCCCCCGTATGACCCGCAACCCCTTCGAGGAGATGGAACGAGCGTTCGAGCGGATGGGCAAGCAACTGGAGGGATTCGGTCCCGAGGTGGTCTCGCAGACCATCCGCGTGGACGTGGTCGACGACGGCGACGCCTACGTCGTCACCGCCGACCTGCCGGGCTTCGACCGGGCGGACATCGAGGTGAAACTCGCGGACCGACGGCTCGAACTCGCGGCCGAACGCGACGAGGAGACGACGGAGGAAGGCCCCGACTACCTCCGCCGCGAGCGGCGACGGGGGTCGCTCCGGCGGACGGTCCCACTCCCGGGACGCGTCGACAGCGAGGGGACCGAGGCCAACTACGACAACGGCGTCCTCACGGTCACGCTCCCGAAACACGAGAGCGAGAGCGGCGTCGACATCCCTGTCAACTGATGCTTCTCGTGGGCGGCGCTCACCGCCGTCCTCGGCGCCCGTCACGGCAGCCACTCGGCGTCCGCCAGTCGTCTGACGACGAGTTCGGGGCGCCGCTGTCTATCGGTTTCACTTTCACTCCGGTAGGCCGGCGCTTATGACCAACACCCGAGTAGGACTGGTTGCACACGCTCCCCTTTCCTCTTCGGCGTGACGTATAACACGGAGCCACGGCTACGGCGAGCATGCTCTCACTCGCCGACGTCGAGGCCGCTCGCGAGCGACTCGCGGACGTGGCCCGGCACACGCCGATGGACCACTCACACACCTTCTCCGACTGGACGGGCGCGGAGGTCCACGTCAAGCTCGAGAACATGCAGCGGACGGGGTCGTTCAAGATCCGCGGGGCCTCGAACCGCATCCA includes the following:
- a CDS encoding Hsp20/alpha crystallin family protein: MTRNPFEEMERAFERMGKQLEGFGPEVVSQTIRVDVVDDGDAYVVTADLPGFDRADIEVKLADRRLELAAERDEETTEEGPDYLRRERRRGSLRRTVPLPGRVDSEGTEANYDNGVLTVTLPKHESESGVDIPVN